From the genome of Zalophus californianus isolate mZalCal1 chromosome 6, mZalCal1.pri.v2, whole genome shotgun sequence, one region includes:
- the SNAP23 gene encoding synaptosomal-associated protein 23 isoform X2 has protein sequence MDNLSSEEIQLRAHQVTDESLESTRRILGLALESQDAGIKTITMLDEQREQLDHIEEGMDQINKDMREAEKTLTELNKCCGLCVCPCNRTKNFESGKAYKATWGDGGDNCPSNVVSKQPGRVTNGQPQPPATGAASGGYIKRITNDAREDEMEENLTQVGSILGNLKNMALDMGNEIEAQNRQIHRITEKADTNKDRIDVANARAKKLIDS, from the exons ATGGATAATCTGTCATCAGAAGAAATTCAGCTGAGAGCCCACCAGGTTACTGATGAG TCTCTGGAAAGTACAAGGAGAATCCTGGGCTTAGCCCTTGAG tctcAGGATGCAGGAATCAAGACTATCACTATGCTGGATGAACAAAGGG AACAACTGGACCACATAGAAGAAGGCATGGACCAGATAAATAAAGacatgagagaggcagagaagacttTAACGGAACTCAACAAGTGCTGTGGCCTCTGCGTCTGCCCATGTAATAG GACAAAGAACTTTGAGTCTGGTAAGGCCTACAAGGCAACATGGGGAGATGGTGGAGACAACTGTCCTAGCAATGTCGTATCTAAGCAGCCAGGCCGAGTGACCAATGGTCAGCCTCAACCACCAGCCACTGGAGCAGCTAGCGGTGGCTACATTAAACG TATAACTAACGATGCCAGAGAGGATGAGATGGAAGAGAACCTGACTCAAGTGGGCAGTATCCTAGGAAACCTAAAGAACATGGCCCTAGACATGGGCAATGAGATCGAGGCTCAAAATCGACAAATACACCGGATCACAGAAAAG gctGACACCAACAAAGATCGTATTGATGTTGCCAATGCCAGAGCAAAGAAACTCATTGACAGCTAA
- the SNAP23 gene encoding synaptosomal-associated protein 23 isoform X1, with product MDNLSSEEIQLRAHQVTDESLESTRRILGLALESQDAGIKTITMLDEQREQLDHIEEGMDQINKDMREAEKTLTELNKCCGLCVCPCNRFSDVRCFYETRTKNFESGKAYKATWGDGGDNCPSNVVSKQPGRVTNGQPQPPATGAASGGYIKRITNDAREDEMEENLTQVGSILGNLKNMALDMGNEIEAQNRQIHRITEKADTNKDRIDVANARAKKLIDS from the exons ATGGATAATCTGTCATCAGAAGAAATTCAGCTGAGAGCCCACCAGGTTACTGATGAG TCTCTGGAAAGTACAAGGAGAATCCTGGGCTTAGCCCTTGAG tctcAGGATGCAGGAATCAAGACTATCACTATGCTGGATGAACAAAGGG AACAACTGGACCACATAGAAGAAGGCATGGACCAGATAAATAAAGacatgagagaggcagagaagacttTAACGGAACTCAACAAGTGCTGTGGCCTCTGCGTCTGCCCATGTAATAG ATTCTCAGATGTTCGTTGTTTCTATGAAACCAG GACAAAGAACTTTGAGTCTGGTAAGGCCTACAAGGCAACATGGGGAGATGGTGGAGACAACTGTCCTAGCAATGTCGTATCTAAGCAGCCAGGCCGAGTGACCAATGGTCAGCCTCAACCACCAGCCACTGGAGCAGCTAGCGGTGGCTACATTAAACG TATAACTAACGATGCCAGAGAGGATGAGATGGAAGAGAACCTGACTCAAGTGGGCAGTATCCTAGGAAACCTAAAGAACATGGCCCTAGACATGGGCAATGAGATCGAGGCTCAAAATCGACAAATACACCGGATCACAGAAAAG gctGACACCAACAAAGATCGTATTGATGTTGCCAATGCCAGAGCAAAGAAACTCATTGACAGCTAA